A genomic region of Trifolium pratense cultivar HEN17-A07 linkage group LG3, ARS_RC_1.1, whole genome shotgun sequence contains the following coding sequences:
- the LOC123913442 gene encoding protein FAR1-RELATED SEQUENCE 5-like, whose protein sequence is MAYLDDTSQMLVDTTDVFTTHQKFATADDVVKWARDVGDANKVGIIITRSDKKNGIRGRNDKLILGCDKGGKYDSSESSTTSASKKCNCPFKIRAAPSTDGSGWKVQVIHGVHNHGLPDQYHGHPRKARLTADENKRVQDLTKRKVAPRHIVLDLKDQNPEFVVDATLVYRKRHMMQIQERGSRTELQHLLQLLDDAKYVSWNRRKDDGSDVLSDIFWAHPDSIKLLNLFPIVLVMDCTYKTNKYRQPLLEIAGITSTNMTFAVGFAYMESEKTDNYHWALGKLKQLITKQDIFPRVILTDREFALMNAIKDIFPHTTNMLCTWHIIKNVNARCTVQIPKDMKQKVKNLWRDVVESPDEVEYQ, encoded by the coding sequence ATGGCTTATCTCGACGATACAAGTCAAATGTTGGTAGATACTACGGATGTTTTTACAACTCATCAAAAATTTGCTACCGCAGATGATGTTGTCAAATGGGCTCGagatgttggagatgccaatAAAGTCGGTATTATCATTACTCGGTCGGATAAAAAGAACGGAATAAGAGGAAGAAATGACAAGTTGATTTTGGGTTGTGACAAAGGTGGAAAGTATGACTCTTCAGAAAGTTCCACGACATCTGCATCGAAAAAGTGTAActgtccatttaaaattagagCTGCACCTTCAACAGATGGTTCAGGATGGAAAGTTCAGGTTATTCATGGAGTTCACAACCACGGGCTACCTGACCAATATCATGGTCATCCTCGCAAGGCACGTTTAACCGCTGATGAAAACAAACGTGTTCAAGATTTGACAAAGCGTAAAGTAGCACCAAGACACATTGTTTTAGATTTGAAAGATCAAAATCCAGAGTTTGTTGTTGATGCCACACTTGTATATAGGAAAAGACACATGATGCAAATACAGGAAAGAGGTTCCAGAACAGAGCTGCAACACTTGCTGCAGTTGTTAGATGATGCAAAATATGTCAGCTGGAATAGAAGAAAAGATGATGGCTCCGATGTTTTGAGTGATATTTTTTGGGCGCATCCAGATTCAATCAAGTTGTTGAACTTGTTTCCCATTGTTTTGGTTATGGACTGCACgtacaaaactaataaatatagaCAGCCACTGCTTGAAATTGCTGGCATAACGTCAACTAACATGACATTTGCTGTTGGATTTGCTTACATGGAATCTGAGAAGACGGACAATTATCATTGGGCGTTAGGTAAGCTGAAGCAATTGATTACAAAGCAAGATATATTTCCTAGAGTAATTTTGACTGATAGGGAGTTTGCTTTGATGAATgcaattaaagatatatttcCACATACTACTAATATGCTTTGTACGTGGCACATAATCAAAAATGTGAATGCGAGATGCACCGTGCAAATACCTAAGGATATGAAACAGAAGGTGAAAAATTTGTGGAGAGATGTTGTTGAAAGTCCGGATGAGGTGGAGTATCAGTAA
- the LOC123918267 gene encoding U-box domain-containing protein 4 produces the protein MDSPHSPSSCSSSSSTCSFEGQTTDTIYLETEEPQTPLAVRRALQLLKSGVPELRIQAARDIRKLTKTSHRCRRQLSEAVGPLVSMLRVDSPESHEPALLALLNLAVKDEKNKINIVEAGALEPILSFLKSQNTNLQASATAALLTLSASSTNKPIISACGAIPLLVEILKDGSPQAKADAVMALANLSTYPDILSIILKTNPIPFIVDILKTCKKSSKTAEKCCALIEPLVDYDECRTSLISEEGGILAVVEVLENGTLQSREHAVGALLTMCQSDRCKYREPILKEGVIPGLLELTVHGTPKSQTKARTLLQLLRESPYPRSEIQPDTLENIVCNIISQIDGEDQSGKAKKMLAEMVQVSMEQSLRHLQQRALVCTPSDLPIAGCTSEVSFK, from the exons atgGACAGTCCTCATTCACCTTCTtcctgttcatcttcttcatccaCCTGTTCATTTGAAGGACAAACCACCGACACAATCTATTTAGAAACGGAGGAGCCACAAACGCCGTTAGCCGTTCGCCGTGCACTTCAGCTTCTCAAATCCGGCGTGCCGGAGTTGCGGATTCAAGCCGCGCGTGATATACGGAAACTCACCAAAACTTCACACCGATGTCGGCGTCAGCTCTCTGAAGCTGTCGGTCCACTCGTTTCTATGCTCCGAGTTGACTCTCCCGAGTCACATGAACCTGCGCTCCTTGCTTTGCTTAATCTCGCTGTTAAAGATGAAAA GAATAAAATCAATATTGTGGAGGCCGGAGCATTAGAACCAATACTTAGTTTCCTCAAGTCACAAAATACAAATCTGCAGGCGTCTGCAACTGCAGCTTTGCTCACACTATCAGCCTCTTCAACCAACAAACCAATTATTAGTGCTTGTGGCGCAATTCCCCTTCTTGTGGAGATTCTTAAAGATGGAAGCCCACAGGCAAAAGCCGATGCAGTTATGGCTCTCGCTAATTTATCAACATATCCTGATATTCTTAGCATTATTCTCAAAACAAATCCAATCCCTTTCATAGTTGATATCCTCAAAACTTGCAAAAAGTCCTCAAAAACAGCTGAAAAATGTTGTGCTTTGATAGAACCCTTGGTGGATTACGACGAATGCAGAACTTCCTTGATATCTGAGGAAGGTGGGATTCTTGCAGTTGTGGAGGTTCTCGAAAACGGCACTCTCCAAAGTAGGGAGCATGCTGTTGGGGCACTACTGACAATGTGCCAGAGTGATCGATGTAAATACAGGGAACCAATTCTTAAAGAAGGTGTGATTCCAGGCTTACTCGAGCTCACTGTTCACGGAACACCAAAGTCTCAGACAAAAGCTCGCACCCTTTTGCAACTACTAAGAGAATCTCCTTATCCAAGATCTGAAATTCAACCCGACACTCTCGAGAATATAGTATGCAACATCATATCTCAAATTGATGGGGAAGATCAATCTGGTAAAGCAAAGAAGATGCTGGCTGAGATGGTTCAAGTCAGCATGGAACAAAGTCTGAGACATTTACAGCAAAGGGCACTCGTATGCACCCCAAGTGATCTTCCCATAGCTGGCTGTACTTCTGAAGTTTCTTTTAAGTAA
- the LOC123918268 gene encoding uncharacterized protein LOC123918268, which produces MENDIPLILCKLERIFPPALFDSMEHVVVHLAYEARLGGPVQYRWMYPFERFMGYAKRAVKNKARVEGSICATYLHRETIYFCSHYFKDTLSSSHIRNETETSRPVRIHPLNMSIFSLPGRNGGGEKVLYPGDKVLYSAHVHLLINCNEVEPYLQMFLTQHTSAQINSQFPAWFKEYMYQQTPATRVIQHLRNLSDGPKSTVKQWHTYFVNGYRFETHSWSEGKTTVNSGVCMKGVTENGEGDFYGVIENIFEIEYNYLDYKKTVVLFYCKWFDPSNRGTRYDSKTNTVDIKMNKHYPLYDPFAMAHNVRQVHYVPYPSTTRDKRGWCAAITSKPRGLIEKNEIDEREDEPYQEDEMSNVDDVIAVETFNQLCVQEEAEEVPSDGDVDEEDVEANGDDEGSDDEDVSDWDDN; this is translated from the exons atgGAAAATGACATTCCACTGATCTTGTGTAAGTTGGAGAGAATATTTCCTCCTGCCTTGTTTGATTCTATGGAGCATGTTGTGGTGCATCTTGCATACGAGGCTAGACTTGGTGGGCCGGTTCAATATAGATGGATGTACCCGTTCGAAAGGTTCATGGGTTATGCAAAACGTGCCGTGAAAAACAAAGCTAGGGTCGAAGGCTCAATTTGTGCAACATACTTACACCGCGAAACAATTTACTTTTGTTCGCATTACTTCAAAGACACGTTGTCATCAAGCCATATTCGCAATGAAACTGAAACATCTCGGCCTGTGAGAATTCACCCATTAAACATGTCAATATTCAGCTTGCCTGGTCGTAATGGTGGTGGTGAGAAAGTGTTGTATCCTGGTGACAAAGTTCTCTATTCGGCGCATGTTCACTTGCTGATTAATTGCAATGAAGTCGAGCCATATTTACa GATGTTTTTAACACAACATACTTCTGCTCAAATCAATTCGCAATTTCCAGCATGGTTCAAAGAATACATGTACCAACAAACACCCGCAACTCGTGTCATACAACACTTGAGAAACTTATCTGATGGCCCAAAGTCAACCGTTAAACAATGGCACACCTACTTTGTCAATGGTTACAGATTTGAGACACACAGTTGGAGTGAAGGAAAAACAACAGTAAACAGTGGAGTGTGTATGAAAGGTGTGACTGAAAATGGTGAAGGAGATTTTTACGGTGTCATTGAGAACATATTTGAAATCGAATACAATTACCTTGATTACAAGAAAACAGTCGTGTTGTTTTACTGTAAATGGTTTGATCCTTCAAATAGAGGTACCAGATATGATTCAAAGACTAATACCGTGGacataaaaatgaacaaacattATCCATTGTATGATCCGTTTGCTATGGCTCATAACGTCAGACAAGTTCACTATGTCCCTTATCCATCGACTACAAGGGATAAGCGAGGTTGGTGTGCCGCAATAACATCAAAACCAAGGGGTctgattgaaaaaaatgagatagatgAACGTGAAGATGAACCATATCAGGAAGATGAGATGTCCAATGTTGATGATGTCATTGCAGTTGAAACTTTTAATCAACTTTGTGTACAAGAAGAAGCCGAAGAAGTACCTTCTGATGGTGATGTTGATGAAGAGGACGTCGAAGCtaatggtgatgatgaaggcagtgatgatgaagatgtatcagattgggatgacaattaa
- the LOC123913446 gene encoding uncharacterized protein LOC123913446, which produces MDFTNRNWMYDRHNPGKRGRVKEEFKIGVEMFINTVKYNDIVIREGGIRCPCVLCRCTRIRSEDEIRSHLYKKGFQPNYWVWSSHGEGCSTTVPVNQNRASSSVFQPVVVPEYYHQHYDPFNEMDNMITNALGFNTPIYVPNDVDDPADDEYDADVNVERPNEEAQRFFDLLKETNTPLCEGSRDSKLTVCIRLLGIKSECLVSEYTMDLITKLMLDITIDRPLDLPKNYYESIFQEFVFDNAKRG; this is translated from the exons ATGGATTTTACCAATCGTAATTGGATGTACGATAGACATAATCCTGGAAAGAGGGGCCGGGTTAAAGAggaatttaaaataggggtcgaaatgtttatcaatacagtaaaatataatgacattgtgatacgtgaagggggaattagatgtccgtgtgtactttgtcgatgtacaagaatacggagcgaagatgaaattaggtctcatttatataaaaagggattCCAACCTAATTATTGGGTTTGGTCAAGTCATGGCGAGGGATGTTCCACGACTGTTCCCGTGAATCAAAATCGTGCTTCAAGCAGTGTTTTTCAGCCCGTTGTTGTTCCCGAATATTATCATCAGCATTATGATCCGTTTAATGAGATGGACAATATGATAACTAATGCCCTTGGGTTTAATACGCCGATTTATGTGCCAAATGATGTCGACGACCCTGCTGATGATGAATATGACGCTGATGTTAACGTCGAGAGACCAAATGAGGAAGCCCAGCGattttttgatcttttgaaaGAGACAAATACACCGTTGTGTGAAGGCTCTCGAGACTCAAAGTTAACGGTGTGTATTAGACTTTTGGGTATCAAGTCTGAATGTCTTGTTTCAGAATACACCATGGACTTGATAACGAAACTGATGTTGGATATAACAATAGACCGTCCTCTTGatttgccaaaaaattattacgAA TCAATTTTTCAAGAATTTGTGTTCGACAACGCTAAGAGAGgctga
- the LOC123918266 gene encoding uncharacterized protein LOC123918266, translating to MERIDIVGTNKNLCGCKLRSTCELPCACELSGYTTSGVPIPLDSVHGHWKKLTMEEPLEDDTEDGYELDMSNAMEAIWTRFRSLDIVGKRALKSKVFELAYPASSSLCPPPEKIKTRGGVKNKNKGKAPKGYDVYRDPSYFEHVEREYGDSQGTSKRLCTQQSQSSQKELSQPSQKQQSQPSQKQLSQMSKKLTSQKYLGQFPDHMHPHIVDIADVLEDGNCGFRAVASLLGYTEEGWSIVRRELDEELRNNNNLYEKLFRQDLQVVRDSLVATRWFTIPAMGYLVANRYNVVLVTLGKPSKTFFPMMTSYSSSARFFCIGFVNGNHWVPVNMSKGFPLPEVTADWKKFCSHEARSWMSNLNGRLQYWNLLNPPVKPLSGVMSVE from the exons ATGGAGAGAATTGACATTGTTGGAACAAATAAAAACTTGTGTGGTTGCAAACTTAGGTCAACATGTGAGTTGCCTTGTGCTTGTGAATTGAGTGGATATACAACCAGCGGTGTACCGATACCGTTAGATTCAGTTCACGGTCACTGGAAGAAATTAACTATGGAAGAACCATTGGAGGATGACACAGAGGATGGATATGAGTTGGACATGAGTAATGCAATGGAGGCCATATGGACTCGATTTCGGTCACTTGATATTGTTGGTAAAAGAGCGTTGAAGAGTAAAGTGTTTGAACTTGCTTATCCAGCCTCAAGTTCATTGTGTCCACcacctgaaaaaataaaaaccagagGAGGAGTGAAGAACAAAAATAAAGGCAAAGCACCAAAAGGTTATGATGTGTATCGTGATCCATCATACTTTGAACACGTTGAAAGAGAATATGGTGATTCACAAG GTACATCGAAGAGGTTGTGTACACAACAATCACAGTCATCTCAGAAGGAACTATCTCAACCCTCTCAGAAGCAACAATCTCAACCATCTCAGAAACAACTATCTCAGATGTCTAAAAAACTGACATCTCAGAAATATTTGGGGCAATTTCCTGATCATATGCATCCACATATTGTTGACATTGCTGATGTGCTTGAAGATGGAAATTGTGGTTTTAGAGCTGTTGCATCTTTACTTGGTTACACAGAGGAAGGTTGGTCCATCGTCCGCCGGGAGTTAGATGAAGAGCTTAGAAATAATAACAATTTGTATGAGAAATTATTCAGACAAGATTTGCAGGTTGTGAGAGATTCGTTGGTAGCAACTAGATGGTTCACCATACCTGCTATGGGTTACTTGGTAGCAAATAGGTATAATGTCGTTCTCGTCACGTTGGGTAAACCTAGTAAGACTTTCTTTCCTATGATGACTTCATATTCCTCTTCAGCAAGGTTTTTTTGTATTGGTTTTGTCAATGGAAATCATTGGGTTCCGGTAAACATGTCAAAGGGGTTTCCGTTGCCCGAAGTTACAGCTGATTGGAAGAAATTTTGTTCACATGAAGCAAGGTCTTGGATGTCAAACTTAAACGGACGCCTACAATATTGGAACCTTCTAAATCCTCCGGTGAAACCTCTTAGTGGTGTTATGTctgttgaataa